One stretch of Pedobacter riviphilus DNA includes these proteins:
- a CDS encoding glycoside hydrolase family 15 protein: protein MAEKHLYQTGIIGNCAFIAHVNKNTDISWLCWPRFDSPFVFGSLLDEKKGGEFSILPQGKFTSHQYYIENTNVLRTEITAEDGKYRITDFAPRFHLYDRYFKPLMFIRKIEPLAGNPRITIKCEPVCDYGKGKMKSSRGSNHIDYQGCDENIRLSTNVSLTYIFDEKAFVLNEAKYLIMTYGQNLEAPVVSTAENFLRETIAYWRLWIKHSSIAGFYQPFVIRSALVLKIHQYEDTGAIIAASTTSLPESPGSTRNWDYRYCWLRDSHYVLTSLNHIGHFEEMEKYFNYLSDISHAEDTRYQPLYGIAGEREITEHTLSHLEGYKGEQPIRIGNQAYEHIQNDIYGQVLISMLPLYTDHRFVFSERSDSVRWIESVLSKIERTIDEKDAGIWEFRNIANVHCYSNLFQWAGAQAALKMAKTIGNQDFERRAEILIDKAAAHIEACYDPERKVYTNAVGSPHLDASTLQLIMMNYLDPASDRAKDHLIALEKELKTEDGLFYRYLHADDFGKPKTTFLICAFWYVEALACVGRTDEAIKEFENIIKYCNHLLLFSEDVDAKTGSQWGNFPQAYSHVGLMNAAYRIAIKLDRPIFL, encoded by the coding sequence ATGGCCGAAAAGCATCTTTATCAAACCGGAATTATAGGAAATTGCGCTTTCATTGCACACGTAAATAAAAACACCGATATATCCTGGCTTTGCTGGCCCCGCTTCGATAGCCCTTTTGTATTTGGCAGTTTATTGGATGAGAAAAAAGGGGGCGAATTTTCAATCTTGCCACAAGGTAAATTCACTTCTCATCAATATTATATCGAGAACACCAATGTGTTAAGAACAGAGATTACTGCCGAAGATGGAAAATACCGGATTACAGATTTTGCACCACGTTTTCATCTATACGATCGCTATTTTAAACCGCTAATGTTTATTAGAAAGATCGAACCTTTAGCTGGTAATCCACGCATTACCATTAAATGTGAGCCAGTTTGCGATTACGGAAAAGGTAAAATGAAATCGAGCAGGGGGAGTAATCATATCGATTATCAGGGCTGCGATGAAAATATCCGCTTAAGCACCAATGTGTCGCTTACCTATATTTTTGACGAAAAGGCGTTTGTACTGAATGAGGCCAAATACCTCATTATGACCTATGGACAGAATCTGGAGGCACCTGTAGTAAGTACAGCTGAAAATTTTTTACGGGAAACGATTGCATACTGGCGATTATGGATTAAACATTCATCTATTGCCGGTTTTTACCAACCTTTTGTAATTCGCTCGGCCTTGGTGCTTAAAATCCATCAATATGAAGATACAGGTGCAATTATAGCGGCCAGTACCACTAGTTTACCAGAATCGCCCGGCAGTACCCGAAACTGGGATTATAGATATTGCTGGTTAAGAGATTCGCACTATGTATTAACCTCACTTAACCATATCGGCCATTTTGAAGAAATGGAGAAGTATTTTAATTACCTCTCTGATATTTCGCATGCCGAAGATACACGCTATCAACCCCTGTATGGTATTGCAGGTGAAAGGGAAATTACCGAACATACGCTAAGTCATCTGGAAGGTTATAAAGGCGAGCAACCCATTAGAATAGGGAACCAGGCTTACGAACATATTCAAAATGATATTTACGGTCAGGTTTTAATTTCTATGTTACCACTTTATACCGACCACCGATTTGTTTTTTCTGAACGCAGCGATTCGGTAAGATGGATTGAAAGTGTACTATCTAAAATTGAACGTACCATTGACGAAAAGGATGCCGGCATTTGGGAATTCAGGAATATTGCCAATGTACATTGTTATAGTAACCTATTTCAATGGGCAGGAGCACAGGCTGCTTTAAAAATGGCCAAAACCATTGGAAACCAGGATTTCGAAAGGCGCGCGGAGATTTTAATCGATAAGGCTGCTGCACATATAGAAGCCTGCTACGATCCGGAAAGAAAAGTGTATACCAACGCCGTAGGAAGCCCGCATTTAGATGCCAGCACGCTACAATTGATCATGATGAATTATCTCGATCCAGCTTCAGATCGTGCGAAAGATCATTTAATAGCTTTAGAAAAAGAATTGAAAACGGAAGACGGGCTATTTTACCGTTACTTACATGCTGATGATTTCGGCAAGCCAAAAACAACATTTTTAATCTGTGCCTTTTGGTATGTGGAAGCTTTGGCCTGTGTTGGCCGAACAGATGAGGCAATAAAAGAATTCGAAAACATTATTAAATATTGTAACCACCTTTTGTTATTCAGTGAGGATGTTGATGCTAAAACAGGTAGCCAATGGGGTAATTTCCCTCAAGCTTATAGTCATGTGGGCCTAATGAATGCAGCTTATCGCATCGCAATTAAACTGGATAGACCGATATTTTTGTAA
- a CDS encoding sigma-54-dependent transcriptional regulator, whose amino-acid sequence MLDATVLIIDDDDDILLSARLFLKQQVKQVITCKSPKEINVLLSKNEIDIILLDMNYQKGASDGREGLYWLEHILSIDKDYVVILMTAFGNVELAVKAIKKGATDFILKPWENEKLFATISSASKLRESTKKVKKLEKIHSSLQKDLTRGFENIVGQADEIKQLQNTLLKVAPTDANVLILGENGTGKQVFAYEIHGNSQRKNQVFMHVDLGSLNENLFESELFGYAKGAFTDAKEDKPGRFELADGGTIFLDEIGNLTLPLQAKLLSVLQNRTVTRLGESKERKVNVRLITATNMPLNEMVAKNTFRQDLLFRINTVELLLPALRKRGTDILLLANHFMQVFSSKYHKDIRKLSNKAQEALLQYKWPGNVRELQHVLERAVIMSDGADIAEEDLQLSPQRYAQNNAIPDEMALEDMEKMMVQKAIDKHKGNISKAAAELGLTRAALYRRIEKFGI is encoded by the coding sequence ATGCTTGACGCTACAGTTTTAATTATCGATGATGACGACGATATCCTGCTTAGTGCCCGTTTGTTTTTAAAGCAGCAGGTAAAACAGGTAATTACCTGTAAATCGCCTAAAGAGATCAATGTTTTATTGAGCAAAAATGAAATCGATATCATCTTGCTGGATATGAACTACCAAAAAGGGGCCAGTGATGGCCGCGAAGGCCTTTATTGGCTAGAACATATTTTATCGATTGATAAAGATTATGTAGTAATATTAATGACTGCTTTTGGCAATGTTGAACTGGCAGTAAAGGCGATTAAAAAAGGAGCTACGGATTTTATTCTTAAACCCTGGGAAAATGAAAAGCTGTTTGCCACTATTTCTTCGGCATCTAAACTCCGCGAATCGACCAAAAAGGTAAAGAAATTAGAAAAAATACATTCATCGCTCCAAAAAGACCTTACCCGTGGTTTCGAGAATATTGTTGGGCAGGCAGATGAAATAAAGCAATTACAGAATACACTCTTAAAAGTAGCCCCTACTGATGCCAATGTGCTTATTCTGGGCGAAAACGGGACCGGGAAACAAGTTTTCGCTTATGAAATCCATGGTAATTCGCAAAGGAAAAACCAGGTGTTTATGCATGTTGATTTAGGCTCATTAAATGAAAATTTATTCGAAAGCGAATTATTTGGTTATGCTAAAGGTGCTTTTACCGATGCCAAAGAAGATAAACCCGGCCGCTTTGAACTGGCTGATGGCGGAACAATATTTTTAGACGAGATAGGAAATCTAACTTTACCGCTTCAAGCTAAACTCTTAAGCGTTTTGCAAAACCGTACGGTTACCCGTTTAGGAGAAAGTAAAGAACGCAAGGTGAATGTTCGCTTAATAACAGCCACCAATATGCCTTTAAATGAAATGGTAGCAAAAAATACATTTAGGCAGGATTTACTGTTCCGCATTAACACCGTTGAGCTTTTATTACCCGCTTTACGCAAACGCGGAACAGATATTTTACTTTTGGCCAATCATTTTATGCAGGTTTTTAGCTCAAAATACCATAAAGACATACGAAAACTGAGTAATAAGGCCCAAGAAGCACTTTTACAGTATAAATGGCCTGGAAATGTGCGCGAGTTACAGCACGTTTTAGAAAGAGCTGTTATTATGAGTGATGGTGCTGATATTGCAGAAGAAGATTTGCAGTTAAGTCCACAGCGCTACGCACAGAACAACGCCATACCGGATGAAATGGCGCTGGAGGATATGGAAAAAATGATGGTGCAGAAAGCAATTGATAAGCACAAAGGAAATATATCAAAAGCTGCAGCAGAACTTGGTTTAACACGGGCTGCACTATATAGAAGAATCGAGAAATTTGGAATCTAA
- a CDS encoding ABC transporter ATP-binding protein: MIKIENLEKVYKTEEVETTALNGINLHVEAGEFVSIMGPSGCGKSTLLNVMGLLDKPESGSYKFIDTELLTLNDRERSNFRKRNMGFVFQNFNLIDELTVFENIELPLIYNKIPAGERKKLVNEIIERMNIVNRSGHFPQQLSGGQQQRVAVARALVTKPKLVLADEPTGNLDSSHGNEVMELLCELNETGTTIVMVTHSSHDASFSNRIINLKDGHVISEKINKSRNEELI; this comes from the coding sequence ATGATTAAAATAGAAAATCTGGAAAAAGTTTACAAGACCGAAGAAGTAGAAACTACGGCACTTAACGGCATTAATCTCCATGTTGAAGCAGGAGAATTTGTTTCTATCATGGGACCTTCGGGCTGCGGGAAATCTACTTTGTTAAATGTAATGGGTTTGTTGGATAAGCCTGAAAGCGGAAGTTACAAATTTATAGATACGGAGCTTTTAACGCTTAACGATAGAGAACGTTCAAATTTCCGTAAAAGAAATATGGGATTCGTTTTTCAGAATTTTAACCTGATCGACGAATTAACCGTTTTCGAAAACATTGAACTGCCCTTGATTTATAATAAGATTCCTGCCGGAGAACGTAAGAAATTGGTAAATGAAATTATCGAAAGAATGAATATCGTAAACCGTAGCGGGCATTTCCCTCAACAATTATCGGGTGGACAGCAGCAACGGGTAGCAGTAGCCAGGGCTTTGGTAACGAAACCTAAACTGGTTCTGGCTGATGAGCCTACGGGAAACCTTGATAGCTCGCATGGTAATGAAGTAATGGAACTACTTTGCGAACTGAATGAAACCGGAACGACCATTGTAATGGTTACACACTCTAGTCATGATGCTAGTTTCTCTAACCGGATCATCAACCTAAAAGATGGACATGTGATATCTGAGAAGATCAATAAAAGCAGAAATGAAGAGTTGATATAA
- a CDS encoding efflux RND transporter periplasmic adaptor subunit, which translates to MDKKIEKKRFSTKTLLIIGGAIAFVVVVIYGYTLSLKKVYSADADKLTISKVEYGDFEDVVLLNASVVPLTSVIVSSSEGGTVAEIFTENGASVVKGTPLLRISNSNAMLSYTSSQTAATEQINQLRKSRLDLEQNQRVLNQDLLDVENNLRTAARQYRLDSALFNKKVITLQEFNKSSQDYEYYQGKRKIVRQAIAQENQSRKMQLAQIDQSMGQMNESLEMIRKNIENMTIKAPVSGKLSSYDPVIGKSYNSNEMIGKIDVLQGYKLQAGVDEYYINRVKEGQTANCEFNGKTYNLTVSKVIPEVTAGQFQVEMVFKGAAPEGLRRGLSLQTKLTLSDNSKSLLLAQGQFFQSTGGSWVFVVNNGKATKKNVKIGRKNYLYYEILDGLQKGDEVITSSYDQFNQYDQVEINK; encoded by the coding sequence ATGGATAAGAAAATCGAGAAAAAAAGATTTAGCACTAAAACCCTGTTAATTATAGGTGGAGCAATTGCCTTTGTGGTAGTTGTAATTTATGGCTATACTTTATCCCTCAAAAAAGTTTATAGCGCAGATGCCGATAAATTAACCATCAGTAAAGTAGAATATGGCGATTTTGAAGATGTAGTGTTATTAAATGCCAGTGTAGTCCCCTTAACTTCAGTAATTGTAAGTTCGTCGGAAGGTGGAACGGTTGCCGAAATTTTTACTGAAAATGGTGCTTCTGTTGTAAAAGGAACCCCACTATTAAGAATCTCTAACTCAAATGCCATGTTGAGTTATACCTCAAGCCAAACAGCAGCAACGGAGCAGATTAACCAGTTGCGGAAATCGCGGTTGGATCTAGAGCAAAATCAAAGGGTTTTAAATCAGGATTTATTAGATGTTGAAAATAATTTGCGAACAGCCGCCAGGCAATATCGTTTGGATAGCGCATTGTTTAACAAAAAGGTAATTACCTTACAGGAATTTAATAAATCAAGTCAGGATTACGAATATTATCAAGGTAAACGCAAAATCGTAAGGCAGGCTATTGCCCAGGAAAACCAAAGTAGAAAGATGCAGTTGGCTCAGATCGATCAATCGATGGGGCAAATGAACGAAAGTTTGGAAATGATCCGTAAGAACATCGAAAATATGACGATCAAAGCTCCGGTATCCGGTAAACTATCCTCTTACGATCCGGTTATCGGTAAATCGTATAACTCTAATGAAATGATCGGAAAAATTGATGTGCTGCAAGGTTATAAACTTCAGGCAGGCGTTGATGAATATTATATCAACCGGGTAAAAGAAGGGCAAACCGCTAACTGTGAGTTTAATGGCAAAACTTATAACTTAACAGTGAGTAAAGTGATACCTGAGGTTACAGCAGGTCAGTTTCAGGTAGAAATGGTTTTTAAGGGAGCAGCACCTGAAGGTTTACGCCGTGGATTATCGTTGCAGACCAAACTAACCTTATCTGATAACAGCAAATCGCTGCTTCTTGCGCAAGGACAGTTTTTCCAGAGCACAGGAGGCTCTTGGGTATTTGTGGTAAACAATGGTAAAGCCACCAAGAAAAATGTTAAAATCGGACGAAAAAATTATCTGTACTACGAAATACTGGATGGTTTGCAGAAAGGTGATGAAGTAATTACCTCGTCTTACGATCAGTTTAACCAGTACGACCAGGTAGAGATTAATAAATAG
- a CDS encoding sensor histidine kinase, whose protein sequence is MFYQRFTFRLIFRLLIINLLGYLLFYLIKNTQLWFTIIGVALVLLGTIISLYYYINQIRSDINRFILAVKTRDHTLNFKNKVTKGSFPELYESFSDILQVHKQIRLEQEAMFQLIKTILEQVPVGVIVVNNTNQKENEEVAFFNQAASNLLGVPAYKYWHRLKQHLPAFATEIEQILAGGKRFLELKIQDKLIQLSTEVIPLNLYGNNYTIISFQNIKDEIEQKETEAWNRLIGVISHEILNSITPISSLSDTINKMVTNKKMLTEDEMDDLKTALQTIQRRSSGLLDFVKDYRLIAELPTPNLESHTIGEILKHIKVLMQPFAKVKNVVLDVEQTSSKITIQLDLKLVEQVLINLITNSIYAVENREHPHINVNYRLENTKLYIDVTDNGKGIDANDLEKIFVPFYTTRKNGSGIGLTISRNIMKMHRGSIEVVSMPDNGTTFSLVFNYI, encoded by the coding sequence ATGTTTTACCAACGTTTTACTTTCCGTTTAATATTTCGCCTGCTGATTATTAATCTGCTGGGCTATCTCCTATTTTACCTGATTAAAAATACCCAGCTCTGGTTTACCATCATTGGCGTAGCTTTAGTTTTATTGGGTACAATTATTTCCCTTTATTACTATATCAATCAGATCCGATCAGATATCAACCGTTTCATTTTAGCCGTTAAAACGAGAGATCATACCCTAAACTTTAAAAATAAAGTAACTAAAGGCAGTTTCCCTGAGTTATACGAATCCTTTAGCGATATTTTACAGGTTCATAAACAGATCAGATTGGAACAAGAAGCCATGTTTCAGTTGATTAAAACTATTTTGGAGCAGGTTCCCGTTGGTGTAATCGTGGTAAACAATACCAATCAGAAAGAGAATGAAGAAGTTGCTTTTTTTAATCAGGCCGCTTCAAATCTGCTAGGTGTTCCGGCGTATAAGTATTGGCACAGGTTAAAGCAGCATCTCCCTGCCTTTGCAACAGAAATAGAGCAGATTTTAGCCGGGGGAAAAAGATTTCTGGAATTGAAGATCCAGGATAAACTGATTCAATTATCAACAGAAGTTATTCCATTAAATCTTTACGGAAACAATTATACTATTATCAGTTTCCAAAACATTAAAGATGAGATTGAGCAAAAAGAGACGGAAGCATGGAATAGATTAATTGGTGTAATTTCTCATGAGATCTTAAATTCGATCACGCCAATCAGTTCATTATCAGATACCATAAACAAAATGGTAACTAACAAAAAAATGCTCACTGAGGATGAAATGGACGATTTAAAAACAGCTTTGCAAACCATACAAAGACGATCATCGGGTTTATTGGATTTCGTGAAAGACTATCGCTTAATTGCCGAGCTGCCTACACCAAACCTCGAATCGCATACCATTGGTGAAATACTGAAACACATTAAGGTATTGATGCAGCCATTTGCCAAAGTTAAAAATGTGGTATTGGATGTAGAACAAACTTCCTCAAAAATCACCATTCAGCTCGACCTAAAATTAGTTGAACAAGTGCTGATCAACCTCATTACCAATAGTATTTACGCTGTAGAGAACAGAGAACACCCACACATCAACGTAAATTACCGGTTAGAAAACACCAAACTATATATTGATGTTACCGATAACGGAAAAGGCATAGATGCCAATGATCTTGAAAAAATATTCGTTCCATTTTACACCACCAGGAAAAATGGGTCAGGAATAGGATTAACCATTAGCCGCAACATTATGAAAATGCACAGGGGCAGCATAGAAGTTGTTTCAATGCCTGATAATGGCACTACTTTTTCTTTGGTATTTAATTACATTTAA
- a CDS encoding glucose-1-phosphate adenylyltransferase — protein sequence MTDKVLGVILGGGQGSRLSPLTQTRSKPAVPIAGKYRLVDIPISNCLNSGIHRMFVLTQFNSASLNKHIKNTYHFSHFSTAFVDILAAEQTVQNSGWFQGTADAVRQCMHHIVSHEFDYILILSGDQLYQMDFKNMIEKHIEANAEITIATIPVTAKDATDFGILKADDENMITSFIEKPKTGLEDWVSDTGEEMQAEGRNFLASMGIYVFNREYLINILNENEEEKDFGKEILPRAITQSRVLSYQYEGYWTDIGNISSFFEANLGLTDEIPKFNMFDSNHAIFTRARMLPPSKISGTTLDKTIIAEGCIIQASRVEHAVLGIRSRIGKDTVITNAYIMGSDRYQTLEEIQDETGKGNSLIGIGDRCFINNAIIDKNCRIGNDVKINGGDHLEDGDFELYAVKDGIVVIKKGAVVPSGTVI from the coding sequence ATGACTGACAAAGTTTTAGGCGTTATCCTTGGCGGTGGCCAGGGCTCTAGATTATCGCCACTAACACAAACACGTTCTAAACCGGCAGTTCCGATTGCTGGTAAATACCGATTGGTAGATATCCCGATTTCAAATTGCCTAAATTCTGGTATTCATCGAATGTTTGTGCTAACCCAGTTTAATTCAGCATCGCTAAACAAACACATTAAAAATACTTATCACTTTAGTCATTTTAGTACGGCCTTTGTTGATATTTTGGCGGCTGAACAAACTGTACAAAACTCAGGTTGGTTTCAGGGTACGGCAGATGCCGTGCGTCAGTGTATGCATCATATTGTTTCGCACGAATTCGATTACATCTTAATCTTGTCTGGAGATCAATTGTACCAGATGGACTTTAAAAATATGATCGAAAAACATATCGAAGCTAATGCTGAAATTACCATTGCCACTATCCCGGTAACCGCAAAAGATGCAACAGATTTTGGTATTTTAAAAGCCGACGATGAAAATATGATTACCTCTTTTATCGAAAAACCTAAAACGGGTTTAGAGGATTGGGTATCGGATACCGGTGAAGAAATGCAAGCCGAAGGGCGTAACTTTCTGGCATCGATGGGGATCTATGTTTTTAACCGCGAGTACCTGATCAATATCTTAAATGAGAATGAGGAGGAAAAGGATTTCGGTAAAGAGATTTTACCAAGGGCTATTACGCAGAGCAGGGTTTTAAGCTATCAATATGAAGGTTATTGGACTGATATTGGTAATATTTCATCTTTCTTTGAAGCCAATTTAGGACTAACAGATGAAATACCTAAATTTAATATGTTCGATAGTAACCATGCTATTTTCACAAGAGCAAGGATGTTACCGCCATCGAAAATTTCGGGTACTACTTTAGATAAAACCATTATTGCTGAAGGCTGCATTATTCAGGCCAGCAGGGTAGAACATGCTGTTTTGGGGATTAGGTCGAGGATTGGAAAAGATACCGTAATTACCAATGCCTATATTATGGGCAGCGACAGGTACCAAACGCTTGAAGAGATACAGGATGAAACTGGTAAAGGAAATTCATTGATCGGAATTGGAGACCGTTGTTTTATCAATAATGCCATCATCGATAAAAATTGTCGTATTGGTAATGATGTTAAAATTAATGGTGGCGACCATTTAGAAGATGGAGACTTTGAACTTTACGCTGTTAAAGATGGTATAGTCGTAATTAAAAAGGGAGCAGTAGTACCAAGCGGTACAGTGATTTAA
- a CDS encoding bifunctional alpha,alpha-trehalose-phosphate synthase (UDP-forming)/trehalose-phosphatase, protein MKTVIISNRLPVKIIEENNEYTLIPSEGGLATGLGDVYKSGNSIWIGWPGIEVPDERQEEVTQKLAALNLYPVYLTQNEINLYYEGFSNEVLWPVFHYLVTYAHYEQSYWDCYQSVNDKFAKSAMQVLDRKDKIWIQDYQLLLLPGILREKLPNATIGFFQHIPFPSYEIFRLIPWREELLNGLIGADLIGFHTFDDVRHFISTATRLLPVNSSSNVLNSNERQIVVEAFPMGIDYDKFSGLTATEEVQKEINYFRAGKEDMKVILSIDRLDYSKGILERLKALELLLQHYPEYIGKIELFMIVVPSRDTVPKYSELRDQIDQFVGNLNARYRSMNWIPVNYFYRSFPIEVLSALYATADICLVTPMRDGMNLVSKEYVASRNNNDGVLILSEMAGASKELTDAIIVNPNNLGDIMEAIVTALKMPLAEQKLRMKAMRAIVEKFNVKHWVNNFILRLNEVKDSQKSLLTKHAVNAINEVIVTKYTQTQDRVLFLDYDGTLVDFTGNIDDASPDAELYDLIENLTLDKANKVVIISGRRNETLEKWFGHLKVDLIAEHGAWQKSYGDKWNSLPLLTDQWKQEIKTLLETYTDRTPGSFIEEKSYSLVWHYRKAEEGLGDLRANEIISHMKILAADKGLQLMPGNKVIEFKNMEVNKGKAALNWLYDKKPDFILALGDDHTDEDIFRALPDDAFTIKVGNNISEAKYYLNDFSEVRKLLWSLVKEEFVGRS, encoded by the coding sequence ATGAAGACAGTTATAATATCGAACAGACTACCCGTTAAAATCATCGAAGAAAACAATGAATACACCCTTATTCCGAGTGAGGGTGGCCTTGCCACAGGATTAGGAGACGTTTATAAATCAGGCAATTCTATCTGGATCGGCTGGCCCGGCATAGAAGTACCGGATGAACGTCAGGAAGAAGTTACCCAAAAACTTGCTGCATTAAACCTTTACCCGGTTTACCTCACTCAAAACGAAATCAATTTATATTACGAAGGCTTTTCAAATGAAGTATTATGGCCAGTATTTCATTATCTGGTTACATACGCACATTACGAACAAAGTTATTGGGACTGTTACCAATCTGTTAACGATAAATTTGCAAAAAGTGCCATGCAGGTATTAGACAGAAAGGATAAAATCTGGATTCAAGACTATCAATTACTCCTTTTACCAGGCATTTTAAGAGAAAAACTCCCAAATGCCACCATCGGTTTTTTCCAGCATATCCCCTTTCCATCATACGAAATATTCAGATTGATTCCATGGCGTGAAGAGCTATTAAATGGACTTATAGGTGCTGATTTAATCGGATTCCATACTTTTGACGATGTTCGCCACTTTATTAGTACAGCAACACGTTTGCTTCCGGTAAATTCATCATCAAATGTACTTAACAGCAACGAAAGGCAAATTGTTGTGGAAGCTTTTCCGATGGGAATCGATTATGATAAATTTTCAGGTTTAACCGCAACTGAAGAGGTTCAAAAAGAAATTAACTATTTCAGAGCAGGTAAAGAAGATATGAAAGTAATTTTATCTATCGATCGGCTCGACTACAGCAAAGGCATACTGGAGAGGTTAAAAGCCTTAGAATTACTACTCCAGCACTATCCCGAATATATCGGCAAAATCGAACTTTTCATGATTGTTGTTCCTTCAAGGGATACCGTACCAAAATATAGTGAGTTAAGAGATCAGATTGATCAGTTTGTTGGAAATCTAAATGCGAGATACCGTTCAATGAACTGGATTCCTGTAAATTATTTTTATCGTTCTTTCCCTATTGAAGTTTTGTCAGCGCTTTATGCTACAGCTGATATTTGCCTGGTAACACCTATGCGCGATGGAATGAATTTGGTAAGTAAAGAATATGTGGCTAGCCGGAACAATAACGATGGTGTATTGATTTTAAGTGAAATGGCCGGAGCTTCCAAGGAATTAACTGATGCAATTATTGTTAATCCAAATAATCTGGGCGACATTATGGAGGCTATTGTAACTGCGCTTAAAATGCCATTGGCAGAACAAAAACTGCGCATGAAAGCCATGCGTGCAATTGTAGAAAAATTCAATGTTAAACATTGGGTTAATAATTTTATTTTAAGATTAAACGAAGTGAAAGATTCTCAAAAATCCTTATTAACAAAACATGCAGTAAATGCTATTAATGAAGTGATAGTAACTAAATATACGCAAACACAAGATCGGGTGCTATTTTTAGATTATGATGGCACACTGGTAGATTTTACCGGGAACATTGACGACGCTTCGCCGGATGCAGAACTGTACGACTTAATTGAGAACCTAACACTTGATAAAGCAAATAAGGTTGTAATTATTAGTGGCAGACGAAATGAAACCCTTGAAAAGTGGTTTGGACACCTAAAGGTAGATTTGATTGCAGAGCATGGCGCATGGCAAAAATCGTACGGAGATAAATGGAATAGCCTGCCACTTTTAACCGACCAGTGGAAACAAGAAATAAAAACACTATTAGAAACTTATACAGACCGTACTCCGGGATCGTTTATTGAAGAAAAAAGCTACTCATTGGTTTGGCATTACCGTAAAGCAGAAGAAGGGCTAGGCGATTTAAGAGCCAATGAAATTATCAGTCATATGAAAATTTTAGCAGCAGATAAAGGCCTGCAACTCATGCCTGGCAATAAGGTAATTGAGTTTAAAAATATGGAGGTTAACAAAGGCAAGGCTGCCCTAAACTGGTTGTACGATAAAAAACCTGATTTTATTTTGGCCCTTGGCGATGATCATACCGATGAAGATATTTTCAGGGCATTACCAGATGACGCTTTTACCATTAAAGTTGGCAACAACATTTCGGAAGCAAAATATTACCTAAATGATTTTAGTGAAGTTCGAAAACTACTTTGGAGCCTAGTAAAAGAAGAATTTGTAGGGCGCAGTTAA